In Palaeococcus ferrophilus DSM 13482, the genomic window CCTCTTCGTAATAGCGCCTCAGCTCCTCGACGGTTACCTTACCGAGCCACCTCTCATCGGGTTTGCCGTAGTTTATTGCCGCTCCGTTCACGTCCGTCAGTATCATGAAGATGTCCGCCTTAACTTCCTCCGCGAGCCTCTCTCCGGCAAGGTCCTTGTCTATAACGGCCTCAACACCCTTAAGCTCTCCGTTCTCCTCGATGACGGGGACGCCGCCACCGCCACTCGCTATGACTATGAAGTCCTTCTCCACGAGGTCAACTATCACCGGGGCCTCCACGTGGCCCTTCGGGTCGGGACTCGGAACAACCCTTCTCCATCCCCTTCCGGCGTCCTCTATAACAGTCCAGCCCTTCTCCTTCGCGAGCTTCTTTGCCGTCTCTTCGTCGTAGAAGGGGCCAACGGGCTTGCTCGGGTTCTGGAAGGCCGAATCGTTCTTATCAACGATAGTCTGGGTAACAATGGTTGCAACGGGCCTCTCAACTCCCCTCCTCCTCAGCTCGTTTATGATGGCCTGCCCTATCATGTAGCCGATCTGCCCCTGGGTCATGGCTCCAGCGACGTCCATGGGCTGGGCCGGGATGCCGTGGACGCTCTGCCCGGCGTCCATGTGGAGGAGAAGGGCACCAACCTGCGGGCCGTTGCCGTGAGTTATGACGACATCGTAATCGTTATCGAGGATTATGTCAACGA contains:
- the arcC gene encoding carbamate kinase — protein: MRVKKRVVIALGGNAILQRGQRGTYEEQMENVRKTAKQIVDIILDNDYDVVITHGNGPQVGALLLHMDAGQSVHGIPAQPMDVAGAMTQGQIGYMIGQAIINELRRRGVERPVATIVTQTIVDKNDSAFQNPSKPVGPFYDEETAKKLAKEKGWTVIEDAGRGWRRVVPSPDPKGHVEAPVIVDLVEKDFIVIASGGGGVPVIEENGELKGVEAVIDKDLAGERLAEEVKADIFMILTDVNGAAINYGKPDERWLGKVTVEELRRYYEEGHFKKGSMGPKVLAVIRFVEWGGERAVIASLDKAVEALEGKTGTQVVRE